In a single window of the Eshraghiella crossota genome:
- the coaD gene encoding pantetheine-phosphate adenylyltransferase — MKAVYPGSFDPITYGHLDIITRASRIVDELVVGILVNNTKRPMFTMDERLEMLRETVKDLHNVEVKTFEGMTIDFARQNGAKVIIRGLRVISDYETEMQIAQTNRSLDPEIETLFLSTGLEYSFLSSTIAKEVAFYNAGVEKLVPPIVARKFKEKYKKKIFKEDFSNG; from the coding sequence ATGAAAGCAGTGTATCCAGGGAGTTTTGATCCAATCACCTATGGACATCTTGATATCATAACAAGAGCATCAAGAATTGTGGACGAACTCGTTGTGGGAATATTGGTTAATAATACCAAAAGACCGATGTTTACAATGGATGAGCGTCTTGAGATGTTACGAGAGACTGTTAAGGATTTACATAATGTCGAGGTGAAAACTTTTGAAGGTATGACAATTGATTTTGCGAGACAGAATGGAGCAAAAGTAATCATCAGAGGATTAAGAGTTATTTCTGATTATGAGACTGAGATGCAGATTGCCCAGACTAACAGAAGTCTTGATCCGGAGATTGAGACACTGTTCCTATCTACCGGTCTTGAATATTCTTTCCTTAGTTCCACAATTGCTAAGGAAGTAGCATTTTACAATGCCGGAGTTGAGAAACTGGTACCACCAATTGTTGCCCGTAAATTTAAAGAAAAATATAAAAAGAAAATATTCAAGGAGGATTTTTCTAATGGCTAA
- a CDS encoding ABC transporter ATP-binding protein, giving the protein MLEITNAVKVFAPSTPNEMKALNGLNLKLEDGEFVTIIGSNGAGKSTLFNAICGNFWLDCGMILLDGENITFKSEHKRAKVIGRIFQDPMKGTAPNLTIEENLALAYSRSKHAGLRSAVTKKERKMFKEALAGFSMGLEERMDTKVGLLSGGQRQVVTLLMATLVPPKLLLLDEHTAALDPATADKVMDITKRIISENNLTTLMITHNVTQALETGTRTIMLDRGNIIFDISENERKNMTVDDLMDMYSAKKKEKFATDSIVFS; this is encoded by the coding sequence ATGTTAGAAATAACTAATGCGGTAAAAGTATTTGCTCCTTCGACACCTAATGAAATGAAAGCGCTTAACGGACTTAACCTTAAGCTTGAAGACGGCGAATTTGTAACCATCATAGGCTCAAACGGAGCAGGTAAATCTACACTTTTTAATGCTATCTGCGGTAATTTCTGGCTGGATTGCGGCATGATTTTACTGGATGGCGAAAATATTACCTTTAAATCCGAACATAAAAGGGCAAAAGTTATCGGAAGAATTTTTCAGGACCCTATGAAGGGAACGGCACCTAATCTTACCATAGAAGAAAACCTTGCTCTTGCATATTCAAGAAGCAAGCATGCAGGACTTAGAAGTGCAGTTACCAAAAAGGAAAGAAAAATGTTTAAGGAAGCCCTTGCCGGATTTTCCATGGGACTTGAAGAAAGAATGGATACAAAAGTAGGTCTTTTATCAGGAGGCCAGAGACAGGTTGTTACTCTTTTAATGGCAACCCTTGTTCCACCGAAACTTCTTCTGCTTGATGAACATACGGCTGCACTTGATCCGGCTACGGCGGACAAGGTTATGGATATTACAAAAAGAATTATTTCTGAAAATAATCTGACTACGTTAATGATTACCCATAACGTGACACAGGCACTTGAAACAGGAACCAGGACGATTATGCTTGACAGAGGAAATATCATATTTGACATTTCGGAAAATGAAAGAAAAAATATGACGGTAGATGACCTTATGGATATGTATTCCGCAAAGAAAAAAGAAAAATTTGCTACGGACAGCATTGTTTTTTCATAG
- a CDS encoding ABC transporter permease, with translation MAIWFSTLQQGFIYGIMALGIYISFKILNVPDLTMEGSFSFGLAVSAMMTIAGHPYLGLVLSLVAGAAAGCVTGILQTKLKIHPILAGIITMSGLYSINLKVMDNAANVSLLKGKPRTILSDMRELLPNLDKEVVKIIIPAVFVVLFIILLTFFFKTHYGLCIRATGDNADMLRASSVNVDITKIVGLGISNACIAFSGGLLAQIQGYADINSSIGMLVVGLASVIIGETIFGRHNVMIGLISVIVGSVIYRLIISVVLRYDILPVYMFKLVSAVVVAVALSIPAIKENINKARLIHKGRSNSNVRNN, from the coding sequence ATGGCAATATGGTTCAGTACCTTACAACAGGGTTTTATATATGGAATAATGGCGTTGGGCATATATATAAGTTTTAAAATACTTAATGTACCTGACCTTACAATGGAGGGAAGCTTTTCTTTTGGGCTTGCGGTATCGGCAATGATGACAATCGCCGGACACCCATATCTTGGTCTGGTTCTTTCTCTTGTGGCAGGAGCTGCGGCGGGATGTGTAACGGGTATATTACAGACAAAACTTAAAATACATCCTATTCTTGCCGGAATAATTACCATGAGCGGTCTTTATTCAATAAATCTTAAAGTTATGGATAATGCAGCCAATGTATCCCTGCTTAAAGGAAAGCCAAGAACTATTTTATCCGATATGAGGGAGCTGCTCCCTAATCTTGATAAAGAGGTGGTTAAGATAATAATACCTGCAGTTTTTGTGGTTTTGTTTATTATATTGCTTACGTTTTTTTTCAAAACACATTACGGACTTTGCATAAGAGCGACAGGCGACAATGCAGATATGTTAAGAGCTTCTTCGGTAAATGTTGATATTACCAAAATTGTGGGACTGGGAATAAGCAATGCGTGTATAGCTTTTTCAGGCGGATTGCTGGCACAGATACAGGGTTATGCGGATATTAACAGCAGCATAGGCATGCTGGTTGTCGGTCTTGCCTCTGTTATCATCGGTGAGACGATTTTTGGCAGACATAATGTAATGATTGGACTAATTTCTGTAATAGTGGGTTCGGTTATTTACAGACTGATAATATCTGTGGTATTGAGATATGATATTCTGCCTGTATATATGTTCAAATTGGTTTCCGCAGTTGTGGTAGCAGTTGCGTTATCAATTCCTGCCATTAAGGAAAATATCAATAAAGCCAGATTAATTCATAAAGGAAGGAGTAACAGTAATGTTAGAAATAACTAA
- a CDS encoding ABC transporter substrate-binding protein: MKKKLALFFTAILAMACVLSGCGGKDKKTSDKKIGVIQMIENGAFNDMRDGILEEMKAKGYENVEVKCAQGDASALQTIAQNMADGSYDLVFTIATPSTQAIVNLETETPVFFCAVSAPVAAGVITDMEKPDKNATGTSNAIPVSDIFALSDKLTPDVKTYGFIYCTSEDNSVNTIKNAKEYCDSNNIKYEEVSVTSSSDVEQAIKSLTDKGVDAVFIPNDSVVMSAMSVVTEVARDKKIPVYGSSATMVDAGCFATIAVSDEEIGKMTADMAVEYLDGGKKVEEIPAVVVPASKTVVNKTTAEAIGVTISDNAEITYVEDAK, encoded by the coding sequence ATGAAAAAGAAATTAGCATTATTTTTTACTGCCATTTTAGCAATGGCATGTGTACTGTCAGGATGCGGAGGAAAGGACAAAAAAACATCCGATAAGAAAATCGGAGTTATCCAGATGATAGAAAACGGCGCATTCAATGATATGAGAGACGGTATTCTCGAAGAAATGAAAGCAAAGGGATATGAAAATGTTGAAGTTAAATGTGCACAGGGAGATGCATCCGCTCTTCAGACTATAGCACAGAATATGGCAGACGGTTCTTACGACCTTGTTTTTACAATTGCAACACCATCAACACAGGCAATCGTTAATCTTGAAACAGAGACACCTGTATTTTTCTGTGCGGTTTCGGCACCGGTGGCTGCAGGTGTAATCACAGATATGGAAAAACCTGACAAGAATGCTACCGGAACAAGCAATGCAATTCCTGTAAGTGATATTTTTGCACTCAGCGATAAACTTACACCTGATGTGAAGACTTACGGATTTATATACTGCACAAGTGAAGATAACTCAGTTAATACTATTAAAAATGCCAAAGAATACTGCGACAGCAATAATATCAAATACGAGGAAGTATCTGTAACGTCTTCATCGGATGTTGAACAGGCGATCAAGTCTCTTACAGATAAAGGCGTAGATGCTGTTTTCATCCCAAATGACAGCGTTGTTATGTCAGCAATGTCTGTAGTAACAGAAGTGGCAAGGGACAAAAAGATTCCTGTATACGGAAGCTCAGCAACAATGGTTGACGCCGGCTGCTTTGCAACAATAGCTGTTTCTGATGAAGAAATCGGTAAGATGACAGCTGATATGGCAGTAGAATACCTTGACGGGGGAAAGAAAGTAGAAGAAATTCCTGCCGTTGTTGTTCCTGCATCAAAAACAGTTGTAAATAAGACAACAGCAGAAGCAATTGGGGTAACTATTTCAGATAATGCAGAAATTACTTATGTTGAAGATGCGAAATAA
- a CDS encoding iron-containing alcohol dehydrogenase family protein — MSYNVSLPSYSVGTDVYKLVGSICAGYGHKAVAIGGHKAMAAVKDKLCKAIIDSDIEISDFIWYGGEASYENVENLMSLETVRNADMLFAIGGGKATDTVKTLADMTGKPVFTFPTIASNCSSCTSVSIMYKNNGIFLKPHFFANPPAHAFIDTEIIADSPKRYMWAGIGDTYAKHFESSISSRDEEVPHYITLGVNIARMCYEPMLKYGRKALEDIEKHLVTSDFEQVLLSIIVSTAAASILLTNDKIIDYNTGLAHAIFYALTTYPHIEKNHLHGEVVAFGVLVLLLVDNDEENFKKLYEFNKAVGLPVRLEDIEISRDDIDKVAKITVAMKDIEHNPYEITSDMVKAALIKLENI; from the coding sequence ATGAGTTATAATGTAAGTCTGCCATCTTATTCAGTTGGCACGGATGTATATAAACTTGTCGGCAGTATTTGTGCCGGATATGGTCATAAAGCGGTAGCAATAGGTGGACATAAGGCTATGGCTGCGGTTAAAGATAAACTGTGTAAAGCAATAATAGATTCTGATATTGAAATCAGTGATTTTATATGGTATGGCGGTGAAGCTTCCTATGAAAATGTGGAGAATCTTATGTCACTTGAAACTGTCAGAAATGCAGATATGTTATTTGCAATTGGCGGAGGAAAAGCCACAGATACAGTCAAGACACTTGCGGATATGACCGGCAAACCTGTTTTTACATTTCCTACAATTGCATCTAACTGTTCATCCTGCACATCAGTTTCAATAATGTATAAGAATAATGGTATATTTTTAAAACCACATTTTTTTGCCAACCCACCGGCTCATGCATTTATTGATACAGAGATTATTGCTGATTCTCCTAAGAGATATATGTGGGCAGGAATCGGGGATACATACGCAAAGCATTTTGAAAGCAGTATTTCCTCAAGGGATGAAGAAGTTCCTCATTATATTACTTTAGGTGTCAATATTGCAAGAATGTGCTATGAACCCATGTTAAAATACGGCAGAAAAGCACTCGAAGATATTGAGAAACATCTGGTAACTTCTGATTTTGAACAGGTGCTTCTATCAATTATAGTAAGTACGGCGGCAGCGTCAATTCTCTTAACTAATGATAAGATAATCGATTACAATACAGGGCTTGCACATGCAATATTTTACGCCCTTACCACATATCCTCATATTGAAAAGAACCATTTACACGGAGAAGTAGTAGCTTTTGGTGTACTTGTACTTTTACTGGTAGACAATGATGAGGAAAATTTCAAAAAATTATATGAATTTAATAAGGCTGTCGGATTACCGGTCAGACTTGAAGATATAGAGATTAGCAGGGATGATATCGACAAAGTGGCCAAAATCACGGTGGCAATGAAGGATATCGAACATAATCCTTATGAAATAACATCAGATATGGTTAAAGCAGCACTTATTAAATTAGAAAATATATAA
- a CDS encoding Dabb family protein, which yields MLKHFVIFTFEDNFFKEEHFNEYVDAFSRIKEEYPKIKEISIHKNCIDRPANMDLMIEMVLEDESVLSEYLNSPEHIRMGKKYNPHVANRVSFDYYI from the coding sequence ATGTTAAAGCATTTTGTAATTTTTACTTTTGAAGATAATTTTTTTAAGGAAGAACATTTTAACGAATATGTTGATGCTTTTTCCAGAATTAAAGAAGAGTATCCAAAAATCAAAGAAATTTCAATTCACAAAAATTGTATTGATCGTCCTGCTAATATGGATTTGATGATTGAAATGGTTCTTGAGGACGAATCTGTTCTTTCTGAATATTTAAATTCCCCGGAACATATCAGAATGGGTAAAAAATATAATCCCCATGTGGCTAACAGAGTCTCTTTTGACTATTATATATAA
- a CDS encoding alpha-amylase family glycosyl hydrolase, protein MKKIKKIWALLLIAALSVSILAGCGKKKEDNNSNVKLDPDNLVSANVDDKYGSCYQVFIYSFCDSDGDGIGDFNGLTSKLDYIKDLGFDSIWLLPFHKSPTYHKYDVIDYYSIDEEYGTMEDFDKFIAACKEKNIDVYMDLVINHTSSRHDWFKTAREYIKGLKKGEEPDYSVCPEAEYYNFNKEGGNGYTKIPGDGGWYYESQFQSGMPDLNLDCTALRTEIEKIAKFWYDKGIRGYRLDAALHYYEGNNDKSTEALKWFYDYVESLDSSNYVVAEVWSDASALDKFYESGVDSLFNFPYGTSEGYIVLTCNRAGNGSGGGKFANFVVNRYVEVKAIDSNYIDAVFLGNHDTGRPAGFLKYNENAVKFGAALQFFTPGKTFVYYGDELGMSGTGKDENKRAPMYWNENENTAGMTKGPSAMEKQEHRFGSYETQKDDKLSIYNYYKKALLIKNAFPSIGRGTPEALTKLIEQDGNLYALSYTTDNEKTYVICNDSEEATTVTVSKSDYSYTGIAATLSVSEEEASLDGEKLTIPAFGCVVLK, encoded by the coding sequence ATGAAAAAAATCAAAAAAATCTGGGCTCTCTTGCTTATTGCAGCACTTTCTGTTTCGATATTAGCAGGCTGCGGCAAAAAGAAAGAGGATAACAACAGCAATGTAAAATTGGATCCGGACAATCTTGTGTCTGCAAATGTAGATGATAAGTATGGTTCATGTTATCAGGTATTTATATATTCATTTTGCGACAGTGATGGAGATGGAATAGGCGATTTTAATGGCCTTACATCCAAACTCGATTATATTAAAGATCTTGGATTTGACAGTATATGGCTTCTTCCGTTCCATAAATCACCAACATATCATAAGTATGATGTAATTGATTATTATTCAATAGATGAAGAATATGGAACTATGGAAGATTTTGATAAGTTCATTGCAGCATGTAAAGAAAAAAACATTGATGTATATATGGACCTCGTAATTAACCATACAAGTTCACGACATGATTGGTTTAAAACTGCAAGAGAATATATAAAAGGACTTAAAAAAGGAGAAGAACCTGATTATTCTGTATGTCCTGAAGCTGAATATTATAATTTTAACAAAGAGGGCGGAAACGGTTATACTAAGATACCCGGAGACGGCGGATGGTATTACGAAAGCCAGTTCCAGAGCGGCATGCCGGATCTTAATCTTGATTGTACAGCACTCAGGACTGAGATTGAAAAAATAGCTAAGTTCTGGTATGACAAAGGAATCAGAGGATATCGTCTTGATGCGGCACTTCATTATTATGAAGGCAATAACGATAAGAGTACGGAAGCACTGAAATGGTTCTATGATTATGTTGAGTCATTAGATTCGTCAAATTATGTAGTTGCGGAAGTATGGTCTGATGCATCGGCACTTGATAAATTCTATGAGAGTGGTGTAGACAGCCTTTTTAACTTCCCATACGGAACATCAGAAGGATACATTGTGCTTACATGTAACAGAGCAGGAAATGGTTCCGGTGGTGGAAAGTTTGCTAACTTTGTTGTAAACCGATATGTAGAAGTCAAAGCAATTGACAGCAATTATATTGATGCTGTATTCCTTGGAAATCATGATACAGGACGTCCGGCAGGTTTCTTGAAATATAATGAAAATGCTGTTAAATTCGGTGCAGCTTTACAGTTCTTTACACCTGGTAAGACATTCGTATATTACGGAGATGAACTTGGCATGTCAGGTACGGGAAAAGATGAAAATAAGCGTGCACCAATGTATTGGAATGAGAATGAAAATACTGCGGGAATGACAAAAGGTCCTTCTGCAATGGAAAAACAGGAACACAGATTTGGTTCGTACGAGACACAGAAAGATGATAAGTTATCTATTTATAACTATTATAAAAAAGCACTTCTTATCAAAAATGCTTTCCCTTCAATAGGAAGAGGCACTCCTGAGGCATTAACAAAGCTCATTGAACAGGATGGTAACTTATACGCATTGTCTTATACTACAGATAATGAGAAGACATATGTAATATGTAATGATAGTGAAGAAGCTACAACAGTGACTGTTTCTAAATCAGATTACAGTTATACAGGAATAGCAGCTACTTTATCTGTATCTGAAGAAGAGGCATCACTTGATGGAGAAAAATTAACAATACCGGCATTTGGCTGTGTAGTATTAAAATAA
- a CDS encoding sugar ABC transporter permease yields MKKVSSGAKVRKTIGNIFVYIILTALSIIWLFPIVWIVLISFKKDKGMYMSTLFPKEYWFGNYKKLFTDTNIINFPQMFLNTLIIAIFCCIISTFFVLCVSYVMSRMRFRMRRPFMNIALILGMFPGFMSMIATYYILKSIGLTEGSMIRVALIMVYSGGSGLGFYIAKGFFDTIPKSVDEAAYIDGATRWQVFTRITIPLSKPIIVYTVLNSFMGPWLDFIFCKVICGTDQRFYTVSVGLWNMLEKEYVYNWFNCFAAGAVVVSVPIATLFLIMQKFYQEGVSGAVKG; encoded by the coding sequence ATGAAAAAAGTATCATCAGGAGCAAAAGTAAGAAAAACTATAGGAAACATATTCGTATATATTATTCTTACAGCGTTATCAATTATTTGGCTTTTCCCAATCGTTTGGATTGTACTTATCAGCTTTAAGAAAGATAAGGGTATGTATATGTCAACCCTTTTCCCAAAGGAATACTGGTTCGGCAACTATAAGAAATTGTTTACTGATACTAACATAATCAATTTTCCACAGATGTTCCTTAATACATTGATTATTGCTATTTTCTGTTGTATTATATCCACATTCTTCGTACTTTGCGTTTCATATGTAATGTCAAGAATGAGATTCAGAATGAGAAGACCATTTATGAATATTGCATTAATCCTTGGTATGTTCCCGGGATTTATGTCGATGATTGCGACATATTACATTCTTAAGTCCATCGGTCTTACAGAGGGATCCATGATCAGGGTTGCACTGATTATGGTATACTCCGGGGGCTCGGGACTGGGATTCTACATAGCCAAAGGTTTCTTTGATACGATTCCTAAGTCCGTGGATGAAGCAGCATACATTGACGGTGCAACACGTTGGCAGGTATTTACAAGAATTACAATACCTCTCAGTAAACCAATTATTGTATATACAGTATTGAACTCATTTATGGGTCCATGGCTTGACTTTATCTTCTGTAAAGTTATCTGTGGTACTGACCAGAGATTCTATACGGTATCAGTTGGTTTGTGGAATATGCTTGAGAAGGAATATGTATACAATTGGTTTAACTGTTTCGCAGCCGGTGCGGTTGTGGTATCTGTACCAATTGCAACTCTCTTCTTGATAATGCAGAAATTCTATCAGGAAGGTGTATCAGGTGCTGTAAAGGGCTGA
- a CDS encoding carbohydrate ABC transporter permease: MRGNKVRKKRTKEFPNPYSLKNAFAKGSIFTRLSAVVMGLGNIVYGQIVKGLLFLAVEVGYILYMINYGVSCLGKFFKLGGKQAVEVWDDAQGIFVYSSQDRTIEFLLYGVVAIGITVLFIIIWKSAISSSYKAQCEKAEGKRPASFRQDLKSLTDKNLNRLLLALPVTGVVVFTVLPLVFMICMAFTTYDLNHPLVFNWNGLANFGKALNLKDSIGQEFWPVLGWTLCWAVAATFSNFILGTILAIVINRKGTKLKSMWRFNFMLSAAIPQFVSLLLMRTMFNDNGIINTLLINAHVLTKGISFWQSTFWARFLVIMINIWVGVPFTMMQVTGVLQNIPSDLYEAAKVDGAGPIRIFFKITLPYLLFVTGPYLITSFTGNINNFNVIFLLSAGGPTKNLASTSGKTDLLVTWLYKLTVGTDRPYYNIGAVIGIFTFIILASVSLLTYHRTGAYKNEEGFQ, encoded by the coding sequence ATGCGTGGCAATAAAGTCAGGAAAAAAAGAACTAAAGAATTTCCTAATCCGTATTCACTGAAGAATGCGTTTGCAAAGGGAAGCATATTCACAAGACTTTCAGCTGTTGTAATGGGTCTTGGCAATATAGTATATGGACAGATTGTAAAAGGATTATTGTTTCTTGCGGTTGAAGTTGGCTACATACTCTATATGATTAATTATGGTGTCAGCTGCCTGGGCAAATTCTTTAAGCTGGGTGGTAAGCAGGCTGTGGAAGTATGGGATGATGCACAAGGCATTTTTGTATATTCTTCACAGGACAGAACCATTGAATTCCTTTTGTATGGCGTTGTAGCAATAGGAATTACAGTTTTATTTATCATTATTTGGAAAAGTGCTATAAGCAGTTCATATAAGGCACAGTGTGAAAAAGCAGAAGGTAAGCGACCAGCTTCATTCAGACAGGATCTTAAGAGCTTAACAGACAAAAACTTAAACAGGTTATTGCTTGCATTACCTGTAACGGGCGTTGTTGTATTTACAGTTCTTCCACTTGTATTTATGATTTGTATGGCATTTACTACATACGATTTGAATCATCCTCTTGTATTTAACTGGAATGGTCTCGCTAACTTTGGTAAAGCATTAAATTTGAAAGATTCAATTGGACAGGAATTCTGGCCGGTACTTGGTTGGACATTATGTTGGGCAGTAGCTGCAACATTCTCTAACTTTATACTTGGAACTATTCTTGCAATTGTTATTAACAGAAAGGGTACAAAGCTTAAATCAATGTGGAGATTTAACTTCATGCTTTCGGCTGCCATACCTCAGTTCGTTTCATTGTTATTAATGAGAACTATGTTTAATGATAATGGTATAATTAATACATTGTTAATTAATGCCCATGTTCTTACAAAAGGAATATCATTCTGGCAGTCAACTTTCTGGGCTAGATTTTTGGTAATTATGATTAATATCTGGGTCGGTGTTCCATTTACAATGATGCAGGTTACAGGTGTACTTCAGAATATACCTTCTGATTTATACGAAGCTGCAAAAGTTGATGGTGCTGGTCCAATCAGAATATTCTTCAAGATTACATTACCATACCTGTTATTTGTAACAGGACCATATCTTATTACTTCATTTACAGGTAATATTAACAACTTTAACGTTATTTTCTTACTTTCAGCCGGTGGTCCTACAAAGAACCTTGCATCGACCTCAGGTAAGACAGACCTTCTTGTTACATGGTTGTATAAGTTAACAGTAGGTACAGACAGACCATATTATAATATTGGTGCCGTTATCGGTATCTTTACGTTTATCATCCTTGCATCTGTATCGTTGCTTACTTACCATCGTACAGGAGCATATAAGAACGAGGAGGGATTCCAATAA
- a CDS encoding extracellular solute-binding protein translates to MKFKKVAALLLAGVMCAATVVGCGKSDDSKTDSKTTPKADESKASEEAKTTAEDEKLSATITVWSPAEDQDEKNGNWLKTRCDAFNAAHPNWDLTFKYSVCGEDNAAANVTKDASAAADVYMFANDQLQKFIDGGAISRLGGDVEAYIRDTNSEAMVNTVTVGDAVYGVPYTANTWFMYYDKRVFTEDDVKNLDKMLEVAGSKNKKVSFKLTDGWYIGAFYAGNGCTFFGDGTDESAGIDFEGEKATAVTNYLIDLTDNPAYMTDDSGSGLAGLKDGSVAALFSGSWDLSAVEEALGKENVGVAQAPTYKLGDKEIQMKPFTGSKAVAVNKTSPNQKVATQLALWLANEDSQKTRYESRGIIPCNTKLLDTLKDDKLVAAQNGPSIMQPFVSKMNAYWEPAKAMGQQITSDACTHDNAEEKTVEMNTAFNKEAL, encoded by the coding sequence ATGAAATTCAAAAAAGTAGCAGCTTTATTATTAGCTGGTGTTATGTGTGCAGCTACAGTTGTTGGATGCGGTAAGAGCGACGACAGCAAGACTGATTCTAAAACAACACCTAAGGCAGATGAAAGCAAAGCATCAGAAGAAGCTAAGACAACAGCAGAAGATGAGAAGCTTTCAGCAACAATTACAGTATGGAGCCCGGCAGAAGACCAGGATGAGAAGAATGGTAACTGGTTAAAGACAAGATGTGATGCATTCAATGCAGCTCATCCAAATTGGGATTTAACATTCAAGTATAGTGTATGTGGCGAAGATAATGCAGCTGCAAATGTAACAAAGGATGCATCAGCAGCTGCTGATGTATATATGTTCGCTAATGACCAGCTTCAGAAGTTCATTGATGGTGGAGCTATCTCAAGACTTGGTGGAGATGTAGAAGCTTATATCAGAGATACTAACTCAGAAGCAATGGTTAATACAGTAACTGTTGGTGATGCTGTATATGGTGTTCCTTACACAGCTAATACATGGTTTATGTACTATGACAAGAGAGTCTTCACAGAAGATGATGTTAAGAACCTTGATAAGATGCTTGAAGTAGCAGGTTCTAAGAATAAGAAGGTTTCTTTCAAACTTACTGACGGATGGTATATCGGTGCATTCTACGCAGGAAACGGATGTACATTCTTCGGTGATGGAACTGACGAATCAGCAGGCATCGATTTTGAAGGCGAGAAGGCAACAGCAGTAACTAACTACCTCATTGATCTTACTGATAATCCAGCATATATGACTGATGATTCAGGATCAGGTCTTGCAGGTCTTAAAGATGGTTCAGTAGCAGCACTTTTCTCAGGTTCATGGGATTTATCAGCTGTAGAAGAAGCACTTGGCAAAGAAAATGTTGGTGTTGCACAGGCTCCTACATATAAACTTGGTGACAAAGAAATTCAGATGAAGCCATTTACAGGATCTAAGGCAGTAGCTGTTAACAAGACATCTCCTAATCAGAAAGTAGCTACTCAGCTTGCTCTTTGGTTAGCTAATGAAGATTCACAGAAGACACGTTATGAATCAAGAGGTATCATTCCATGTAATACTAAGTTACTTGACACACTCAAAGATGATAAGCTCGTTGCAGCACAGAACGGTCCTTCAATCATGCAGCCATTCGTATCTAAGATGAATGCATACTGGGAACCAGCAAAGGCTATGGGACAGCAGATTACATCAGATGCTTGTACACATGACAATGCTGAGGAGAAGACAGTAGAAATGAATACAGCTTTCAATAAGGAAGCTCTTTAA